The Chitinimonas arctica region ATGGAAACCGGGTTTACCTTGTTCGGGCTGTGCCAACTGCCGCTGTTGTGGCGTTGGCTGAGGGGGCAGATGCGGCGTTGGGGGTAGCGTAGTGACGGGGTGCCATCGAGTGGCTACAATCCCTATTCACTCCTCTATTCATTGGCTTATTCATTGCCATGGCTCGCCATTCCGACTCTATCCGCCAATTGCTCGGTAAAGGACCGGTGACCTCGCGCCAACTCGTTGAAAATACGGGAATTAGCCAGCCGACGGTTTCGCGTGCGCTGGCTGCGCTTGGCGATGAGGTGGTCCGAATCGGATCCGGTTCCTCTATTCGTTACGCCCTGCGGGACACGTTTCGTGGCTTCGTGTCGGCCCCGATTTTCAGCGTTAGCGATGAGGGCGGATTCGGGAGCTTGGCGCGCTCGTTCCCGTTCGTCCGGACGGGTTTGTCATGGTACAGGCCGACGGCGTGACGCTTCATGGCGACGGACTGCCGTGGTGGCTATTCGATATGCGGCCGCAGGGCTATCTGGGCCGGGCCTACGCATCGACCTATGCTGCCGGTTTCGGCTTGCCGGCAAACCCGGAGCATTGGAGCGACACAGAGGTCATCAGGGCGCTGCTTGTGCACGGCCATGATGCAATCGGCAACTTGCTGATTGGCGAGCTGGCGCGCGACCGATTTATTGGCATGCCGGCGCCGTCCCCGGTTGATAGGGCTGCGGACTATCCAGCGCTTGCGCGTGTCGCCGGCTTCGGAGAGGTTCCTGGCTCGTCTGCGGGTGGCGAGCAGCCGAAGTTCTGCGTATTTACGGAGCGCGGTCATGTGCTGGTGAAGTTTTCGGCACCGGACGATAACCCTGTCAGCGAGCGATGGCGCGACCTCCTGTTAGCCGAGCATCTGGCGCTTTCGGTGCTTGGCGTCAAAACCGAGGTTTTCGATTTCGGCGGTCAGCGATTCCTGGAAGTGCCGCGATTCGATCGCGTCGGTCAGCTAGGCCGCGTTGGCGTGTGCTCCCTACGCGCGCTCGATGCGGAATTCGTCGGGAGTGCTTCGGCACCTTGGCCGTCGCTGGTAAG contains the following coding sequences:
- the yjjJ gene encoding type II toxin-antitoxin system HipA family toxin YjjJ, whose product is MVQADGVTLHGDGLPWWLFDMRPQGYLGRAYASTYAAGFGLPANPEHWSDTEVIRALLVHGHDAIGNLLIGELARDRFIGMPAPSPVDRAADYPALARVAGFGEVPGSSAGGEQPKFCVFTERGHVLVKFSAPDDNPVSERWRDLLLAEHLALSVLGVKTEVFDFGGQRFLEVPRFDRVGQLGRVGVCSLRALDAEFVGSASAPWPSLVSRLAADGHVHADAVTGAALLWAFGTLIGNTDMHAGNLSFISCHGRPYQLAPAYDVLPMGFAPRSGGAVVDTLPPASLPASVDGETWRKALHLAEMFFTMVRDCDSFSGSFSPCIEAIRRHIDEAAFRIARLG
- a CDS encoding ArsR family transcriptional regulator; the encoded protein is MARHSDSIRQLLGKGPVTSRQLVENTGISQPTVSRALAALGDEVVRIGSGSSIRYALRDTFRGFVSAPIFSVSDEGGFGSLARSFPFVRTGLSWYRPTA